A DNA window from Arachis hypogaea cultivar Tifrunner chromosome 18, arahy.Tifrunner.gnm2.J5K5, whole genome shotgun sequence contains the following coding sequences:
- the LOC140181321 gene encoding uncharacterized protein gives MDGDWLIAGDFNEIKDASEKKGGAALDMRAYNNFVNWINKCGLIDLGFIGSRFTWKAIGELKKDLLKWNKKIFGNIFKAKKRLLNRIAGIQRSNTYGVNPYLDKLEQELNKKLNDILDKEETFWMQKSRQEWIVEGDRNTRYYHTKTIIRRGKNRIQKLRNKEGNWIEEEEELKAHVLKHFQDLYQEQVNIIPIDNLSVLMPNFSTSDCRKLIAMPTKMEIRRAIFSIGSLKVPGSDGLPSLIYKNNWEIMKGKLCNFIYSCWTEPKQIEQSNTTLLMLVPKLNNPEFISQFRLIALCNVCYKVITKILVDRIKPHLNDKIAAHQSSFVPGRKIQDNIVIAKEMMHTMRRMKGKNVIWNGNKMEEFVPKRGLKQGDPISPYLFVIGMDKLSHLIEDWVQKGLWKAIRVGREGPDISHLMFTDDLLLFAEATIDQIKEVTGVIETFCKAYGLKINQNWLENKGILINKALNLDTVDAESLVWEWTKQNGKWDIDKFNQNLPPEIVMEIICKPPPQAENDDDRRGWRPSHDGNFSINSTYKELRKWPSEEKTQLGKYEELDWRDVFITACWRIWQLRNKEIHEQQYRRPIQPYAKINKEAKKIKRALEKDYLIEQRRGRIEMSIRWNPPPAGWIKLNSDEITQGNPGTIGCGGILRNKERRWTAGFSHKIGVGTAFMAELCGVKKGLEIIWTMSFRKIMVEIDAGAVIKLLNKGESLASHPNAVVREIYELKRRNWNIHFVQIYREGNMCADYLAKKSLTMEADFIFWDIPPSDLRRIISDDERWVTLPRLVCT, from the exons ATGGATGGAGATTGGTTGATAGCCGGTGACTTTAATGAAATTAAGGATGCTTCGGAAAAAAAGGGCGGAGCGGCTTTGGATATGAGAGCATATAACAACTTTGTAAATTGGATCAACAAATGTGGGCTGATTGATTTAGGCTTCATAGGATCAAGATTCACGTGGAAAG CTATTGGAGAACTTAAAAAAGACCTACTGAAGTGGAATAAGAAAATATTCGGGAATATCTTCAAAGCTAAAAAAAGACTTCTCAACAGGATTGCAGGCATTCAAAGAAGCAATACGTACGGAGTAAATCCCTATCTAGACAAATTGGAGCAAGAATTGAACAAAAAACTAAATGATATTCTAGATAAGGAAGAGACATTTTGGATGCAAAAATCAAGACAGGAATGGATAGTAGAAGGAGATAGAAATACAAGATACTACCACACCAAAACCATCATTAGAAGGGGAAAAAACAGAATTCAAAAGCTTCGGAACAAAGAGGGAAACtggatcgaagaagaagaagagctaaAAGCACATGTCCTCAAACACTTCCAAGACCTATACCAAGAACAGGTAAATATCATTCCAATTGATAATTTATCAGTTTTGATGCCTAATTTCAGTACCTCTGATTGTAGAAAACTCATAGCTATGCCGACGAAAATGGAGATAAGAAGAGCTATTTTCAGCATTGGATCGCTCAAGGTACCAGGAAGTGACGGACTTCCGTCTCTCATCTACAAGAACAACTGGGAGATAATGAAAGGGAAGCTGTGCAATTTCATCTACTCCTGCTGGACCGAACCAAAACAGATAGAACAAAGCAACACTACCCTCTTGATGCTTGTCCCTAAGCTCAACAACCCTGAGTTTATAAGTCAATTCAGACTTATTGCTCTTTGCAATGTGTGCTACAAAGTAATAACTAAGATCCTGGTTGATAGAATAAAGCCTCACCTTAATGACAAAATTGCAGCTCACCAATCTAGCTTTGTTCCGGGAAGGAAAATTCAAGACAACATTGTGATTGCCAAGGAGATGATGCACACCATGagaagaatgaaaggaaaaaa CGTCATTTGGAATGGTAATAAAATGGAAGAGTTTGTGCCTAAAAGAGGCTTGAAACAGGGAGACCCCATCTCTCCCTACCTGTTTGTCATCGGCATGGACAAACTTTCCCACCTCATAGAAGACTGGGTTCAGAAAGGTTTATGGAAGGCAATTAGAGTGGGAAGGGAAGGACCTGACATATCCCACCTTATGTTCACGGATGACCTTCTCTTGTTTGCTGAAGCAACAATAGATCAGATAAAGGAAGTGACAGGGGTGATTGAAACCTTTTGCAAAGCATATGGACTAAAGATCAAT CAAAATTGGTTAGAGAATAAAGGGATCCTCATAAATAAAGCGTTAAATCTAGACACTGTGGATGCTGAAAGCCTAGTGTGGGAATGGACCAAGCAAAATGGCAAATGGGACATAGACAAATTTAATCAGAACTTGCCTCCTGAGATTGTGATGGAAATTATATGCAAACCACCACCTCAGGCAGAAAATGATGACGATAGAAGAGGGTGGAGACCGTCTCACGATGGAAATTTTTCTATTAACTCTACCTACAAAGAACTCAGAAAGTGGCCAAGTGAGGAGAAAACT CAACTGGGAAAATATGAAGAGTTAGACTGGAGAGACGTATTTATTACAGCTTGTTGGAGAATTTGGCAATTGAGGAACAAAGAAATTCATGAACAACAGTATAGAAGACCAATACAACCATAtgcaaaaattaataaagaagccaagaaaattaaaagagCGCTTGAGAAAGATTACCTCATCGAAcagagaagaggaagaattgaGATGAGCATTCGATGGAACCCCCCACCGGCAGGATGGATCAAATTAAATTCTGACGAAATAACTCAAGGCAACCCAGGAACTATCGGCTGTGGAGGAATTCTACGGAATAAAGAGAGGCGCTGGACAGCGGGCTTTTCTCACAAAATTGGAGTCGGAACAGCTTTCATGGCGGAACTCTGCGGTGTGAAGAAGGGATTAGAGATAATCTGGAcaatgagttttcgaaaaattatggTAGAAATAGATGCTGGAGCAGTGATAAAGCTCCTCAACAAGGGAGAAAGTTTGGCCTCCCACCCTAATGCTGTGGTCAGAGAGATATATGAATTAAAAAGAAGAAATTGGAATATTCATTTTGTTCAAATATATAGAGAAGGTAATATGTGTGCAGATTACCTGGCGAAAAAGAGTTTAACAATGGAAGCTGattttattttttgggatatACCTCCTTCTGACCTTAGGAGGATTATTAGTGATGATGAAAGATGGGTTACCTTACCCCGTTTAGTTTGTACCTAG